A stretch of the Acyrthosiphon pisum isolate AL4f chromosome A2, pea_aphid_22Mar2018_4r6ur, whole genome shotgun sequence genome encodes the following:
- the Txndc15 gene encoding thioredoxin domain containing 15 precursor (The RefSeq protein has 1 substitution compared to this genomic sequence) gives MYFPHILLFLTVCRLALAEFEENVHIDDSKFGPLEQPDTPKNLTIAPQITDFTDILTISNAIKSFQKKMEEEHNYLPTMQAYLTTSTASNGGKEFKLSTFLSSVVYAEITTDNTNTSQPSINEPLANVTAANNSRIVNCTTLLHLNQTVFSVEVVNSSRLGYVLKYDPEVTNRRESGVCSLVLFYARSCQFSTLAAPHFNVLPRIFPQLKMVAFNAISEQRFNTMYGITGVPSLVLFHNGKPIAKYNGSDYSLYEFTKFVIRHTDLTPNEKVDISMTDFVKPVPGFGNRDYDYSLWLAWFVIIFWTLVYVRTMHFWRKFVEDIKNIWREAEAQHEHAD, from the exons ATGTACTTtccacatattttgttatttttaactgtttgCAGACTGGCATTGG ctGAATTTGAAGAAAATGTACATATTGACGATAGTAAATTTGGACCATTGGAACAACCAGATACtccaaaaaatttaacaattgcACCGCAAATCACTGACTTTACTGATATCCTAACAATAAGTAATGCCATAAAAAGCTTCCAG aaaaaaatggaaGAAGAACATAATTACTTGCCAACTATGCAAGCATATTTAACTACAAGCACTGCTAGTAATGGTGgaaaagaatttaaattaagtacatttttatcatcgGTTATATATGCTGAAATTACCACGGACAATACAAATACCAGTCAACCATCCATTAATGAACCATTAGCTAATGTTACAGCTGCTAATAATTCAAGGATTGTAAATTGTACCACGCTTCTACATTTAAATCAAACAGTATTTTCAGTtgag gttgTTAATTCATCTCGACTTGGATATGTCTTAAAATATGATCCTGAAGTAACTAATCGCCGAGAATCTGGTGTTTGTTCATTGGTGTTATTTTATGCTAGATCATGTCAATTCAGTACTTTAGCTGCACCTCACTTCAATGTACTTCCAAGAATATTTCCTCAATTAAAAATGGTAGCATTTAATGCTATATCTGAACAAAG atttaatacaaTGTATGGTATAACTGGAGTCCCATCATTAGTTCTATTTCATAATGGAAAACCCATTGCCAAATATAATGGTTCTGATTATTCACTTTATGAATTTACTAAGTTTGTAATTAGACATACAG ATCTCACTCCAAATGAAAAAGTGGACATTTCTATGACAGATTTTGTAAAGCCTGTTCCTGGATTTGGGAATCGTGATTATGATTATTCTCTTTGGTTAGCATGGTTTGTAATTATATTCTGGACACTAGTTTATGTTAGGACTATGCATTTCTGGAGAAAATTTGTTGAAGACATAAAAAACATTTGGCGTGAAGCTGAAGCACAGCATGAACATGcagattaa
- the LOC100160618 gene encoding SET domain-containing protein SmydA-8 — MAMYNEIISKHLKNISHCAFCGNSASSKCAACTLVVYCSKEHQKAHWKQHKNECLSYELQIDSNVGRHLIAKRTINPFEIIIQEEPLVIGPKFPTSEPICIKCLQRLKRSESLVESLCEKCLWPICGTGCVTSINKNIHEGECTVLVKGSEKIAKNNDYMYDALTPLKCLLLQFTDKNKWNRLMELKSHMEYRGPESEVYEEINSVYNYLKNNYLSGEEFETSSDLIHTICGILDVNALDVQVAGLELTAIYPTVSKLEHNCLPNTGISFDKCGRIYVYASRKITKGEHITTMYTNALWGTRERRAHLLSTKYFKCKCKRCSDATELGTNFSTIVCNVKGFCKGNLTPIHPLDDSSEWECDRCPNTVSSDKIDAILTELNHIVDKALQNPSINSLEDAFSKLKTRIHSNHYLCFNVKHTLIQLYGHSMGYKHSMLTDDLLKRKSELCRDMFFVLNIIDPLYIRLNIYTSVILYELHLALLESAARISENKAESKGMRDEAKVLLSKALDILKNEPEGSPGFKLLQAYKPSIIK, encoded by the exons ATGGCAAtgtataatgaaattatttctaaacatttaaaaaatattagtcattGTGCATTTTGTGGCAATAGTGCTAGTAGTAAATGTGCAGCATGCACATTGGTTGTGTATTGTTCAAAGGAACATCAAAAAGCTCATTggaaacaacataaaaatgaatgtttatcttatgag ttacaaataGATTCTAATGTAGGTCGTCATCTGATAGCTAAACGTACTATTAATCCATTCGAAATTATAATTCAAGAAGAACCATTAGTTATAGGTCCTAAGTTTCCAACTTCAGAACCAATatgcattaaatgtttacaaCGTTTGAAAAGATCAGAGTCTTTAGTTGAATCTTTGTGTGAAAAGTGTTTATGGCCCATTTGTGGTACAGGATGTGTAACatcaatcaataaaaatattcatgaagGTGAATGTACAGTATTAGTGAAAGGATCTGAAAAAATcgctaaaaataatgattatatgtaTGATGCTTTAACCCCTTTAAAATGCCTATTATTGCAATTCACGGATAAAAACAAATGGAATCGTCTAATGGAATTAAAGTCTCACATGGAATATAGAGGCCCAGAATCAGAAGTATACGA ggaGATTAATTcagtgtataattatttaaaaaacaattacttGAGTGGAGAAGAATTTGAAACATCATCAGACCTTATACACACAATATGTGGTATTTTAGATGTAAATGCTTTAGATGTTCAAGTAGCCGGATTGGAGTTAACCGCTATATATCCTACAGTAAGCAAACTAGAACACAACTGTTTACCAAATACTGGTATATCATTTGATAAATGTGGACGTATTTATGTTTATGCTTCTCGTAAAATTACTAA AGGTGAACATATAACTACTATGTACACTAATGCATTATGGGGAACCCGAGAAAGAAGAGCTCATCTTttgtcaacaaaatattttaaatgcaaatgTAAAAGATGTTCTGATGCTACCGAACTGGGTACTAATTTTAGTACTATTGTGTGTAAT gtaaaagGTTTTTGTAAAGGAAATCTTACTCCAATTCATCCTTTAGATGATTCCAGTGAATGGGAGTGTGATAGGTGTCCGAACACTGTTTCATCAGATAAAATTGATGCAATTTTAACCGAGTTAAATCACATTGTTGATAAAGCTcttcaa aatccaAGTATAAATTCACTAGAAGATGCTTTTTCAAAACTGAAAACACGTATTCATTCGAACCATtacttatgttttaatgtaaaGCATACATTAATACAGTTGTACGGTCATTCAATGGGTTACAAACATTCAATGCTAACTGACGATTTATTGAAAAGAAAATCAG aactATGCAGAGATATGTTTTTTGTACTAAACATCATTGATCCATTATATATACGATTGAACATTTATACTTCAGTGATATTATATGAGCTTCATTTGGCATTGTTGGAATCAGCTGCGAGAATATCAGAAAATAAAGCTGAAAGTAAAGGAATGCGTGACGAAGCTAAAGTATTATTATCTAAAGCATtagatatacttaaaaatgaaCCAGAAGGATCTCCAGGTTTTAAGTTACTTCAAGCTTACAAACCTAGTATCATTAAgtag